The Arthrobacter sp. OAP107 DNA segment ACCGGATCGGGCCGCGCACTTCTTTGGGACCATCACCAGGCCGCCATCCAGGACCTTCTTGAGGACGTCAACTTCATAGGGGTCGGCGGCCCGGGCGCGGCGCATTCACCGCTCGAAGTCGGTGGGCTGATGGAGCGCGACCGGCAGCGCGGTTTCGTGGTGGCGGCTGAAGAATTCGAGCACGGAATCTACGAGCTCGCCGTTCCGGTCCGTAATCCCGACGGAAGCATTCTTGCATCGCTCTGCGTTCTGGGCGGCCAGCAGGAGATCGAGCCTGGTTCGAATGACATCGCCAAAGCCCTATTGGAGGCTGCCCAGAGACTGGGGAATTGCGACAGCGGCGTGGGGCAAGTCGGCCGGGTCGGCAGCCCTGCTCCACATGGCCACCCTAGCTAAGCTCTTTCCCCTGCCCTGAATAGCCCAGCGCCGACTCCAGCCACTTTCCCCATGACATAAGCGCCGCTGCGCAGGACTCCCGCCGTGGTTCGAGGCGGGTCTTGCGACCCACGACTTGAAGGGCGGCCACCACATCGCCTTTGAAATCCCGGATCGGGACGGCCAGGGAATAGAGGCCGGGTTCAGCTTCTTCGTCGACAATGCAATATCCCCGCGACCGTGCGTCACGCAAGCGTGCCAGGAAGTCCTCCACGTCAACGGGAGTATTGGGGCCATGGCGAACAAACGATGCGTTGGCCAAGACAGTCCGGACCTCCGTGTCGGACGCTTCCCATAGCAATGCCTGGCCAGCGTCGCTGCAGTAAGCCGGGTACGGCCTGCCTAGCCAGGAGCCGACCATGTTGCTGCTTGCCGGAACCCGTTCGCCGATGGTCACGGTGCTGTCAGCACTGAGGACTCCGAGGAAGCATCCTTCGTCAGTCTCGCCCGCCAAGCCTTCCAATGCGGTCATGCCATCGCTCTGCAACCGCTGCTCTGTCAACAGCTGGGCATCCGTAAAGAGCGACCAACTCACTGTGTATGACCGCAACTCGCCGCGTTGCAGGAAGCCTTCCTGTTCGGCTCCCCGCAGGCTCCGGGAAACCTGGCTGCGGTCTTTGCCCAGATCATTTGCAATATCAGCGACCGTGCCGCCCGGGAGACCTGCTGCGTGACGGGAGCCGACGGCAAGGACGGCCATGATTCCGCGGCCCATGCTGGATGTCTTGGACATGGATTCGATTCTAGCCACCGGACGGGCGCCCCTTAGCGGACAGCCCCGGCGGATGGGCGCTAGTGGATAGCGAAGACCCGCGCTGGGAATCCGCTGCCCCGCAGGGGCTTCGGCCACGTCGCGATGACGGCAGCGCCCCACTCTGGAAGGTCATCCAGGTTCGCCAGGAGCTCGATTTGCCATCTGTCCTGGGCCAGGATGTAGGTTTCCAGGCTGAAGTCCTGGCGGGAAGTAGCCAACCCGGGATCGGTGTCCGTCTGTTCATGGCCGACAGCGGTGATTGAGCGCTCTTCGATCAGGAAGGAGAGGACGTCACGGGACCAACCCGGGGTGTGGCTGACGCCCTCCCTGTCCTTGTTCGCCATGGCGTCCGCGTCCGGCCAGCGGTGGCTCCATCCGGTCCGTAATGCCACGAAGGACCCTGCGGGGACTTCGCCGTTGCGGCGCTCCCACTCCCGAATGTCATCCATGGTGGGTGTGGCGTCGTTATTGGTGCTGACCCGCTCGGTGATGTCCAGGATCACCAACGGAAGGATCATGTCTGTTGCGGGAATCTGGTCCAGGGTCCGTCCCCCGCGGATGAAGTGCGACGGAGGATCGACGTGCGTTCCCCATTGCCCGATGATCGAATATCGGTGCGCGGTGAACCCGTCGCCCTTCTCCATGTCGAAGACGGCCTCCCTGATTTCGTTGGGGAACGCCGGGAAATGCGGCTGGCCGGGGTGGAACGCGTGCGTCAGATCGGTAAATGTCCTTCCGGCAAGTAACTGCCCCAGGCCGTTCCAAAAAGTTGTCGTGCTGGTTTCAATCATGATGCCGCCCCGATCCCGTAGGTCGCCGCCGGTGCGGTGCCGGAAACGCTGATGGGTGCGGACAATTCGATGACCGGCACCTCCCAGGGGTGGATTTCGACGAGGCGGCGGGTGAACTTGTCTACTGCAGCGTTGTCCAGTGCCGCATCGAAATACGTGGTGAAAACAAACGTGGGCGAGAAGGTCTGCAGGCCCACTTGGCCCAATGTGGGGTTGGCTCCCTCTGCCACAGTGAATCCTTCGAACCCCAGTCCGGACTCAAACACGTGCCGGTAGTTTCCGAAGTCCCCCAATTCCGCGGATGCCGCCAGGGCCCGGAGCAGGGCGGCGATGCCCTGGTCGTCTTCGAATGCCGCGGCTTCACCTTTCGCAAGCCGCGAAAAGGTCTCCCCGTCAATAGGCCAATGCACGCGCAGCTTACGTACTGCCTTCATCTCAATGTTCAAAGGGATGCCTCTTTCGTGGATCTGCCCGGACTGCTTGAATTGCCATGGTGACATAGTATGATGGTCATTACAAGCAAGGAAAAATGCGTATGATGATCATCAACGCTTTATCCCGAACCACTGGAGCTCTGGACCATGCCCCGAAACACCACCCTGTCCCGTTTGCTCGGCTCCGGTGCGCATCTGACACTGGACGGCGGGCTTGCCACTGAGCTTGAAGCACACGGATGCGATCTGGGCGATCCTCTGTGGTCGGCCAAGGTCCTTTTGGAGCAGCCGCACCTGATCAAGCAGGTACATCGCGACTATTTCGACGCCGGCGCCGCAATCGCCAATACCGCCAGCTATCAGGCCACGCCGCAAGGGTTTGCCATGCGCGGCATTGGCGAGGCGGAAGCCTTGGAATTGGTGGCGTTGAGCGTTCGCTTGGCCGACGAGGCGCGGCGGGAGTACCTGGCCGAAAACCCCGGTGCCGGCCCCTTGCTCATCGCCGGCTCCGTTGGTCCGTATGGCGCCTATCTCGCGGACGGTTCCGAATACCGGGGAGACTACATCCTTAGCCGGGAAGAATTCATGGACTTCCACAGATCCCGCATCGCGGCCTTAGTGGAAGCAGGTGCCGACCTTCTGGCGTGCGAGACGCTGCCCTCTTTTGCAGAGGCTGAGGCTCTTTTGGCGCTCGGGGAAGAGTTCGACGTCGAATCCTGGTTTTCCTTCACGCTGCGGGACGGCGGGCACATCAGCGACGGCACGCCCCTCGCTAAGGTTGCGGCGCTTTTGGGGGCGCAGCAGCATGTGGTGGCCATCGGCGTGAATTGCGTGCCATTGGAATTGGTGTCCCCGTCCCTTGGGGCCCTGGGCAAAGCCACCGGCAAGCCGTTGCTCGCGTACCCGAATTCGGGCGAAAGCTATGACGCCGGCGCCAAAACGTGGAAGCCCGGCAGCGGGACTCCCGGTTCCTGGCGGCCGTCGAGCCTCGCCGAAGGGGCTGGCGCCTGGCGCGACCTTGGTGCCCTCCTCATTGGCGGGTGCTGCAGGACGACGCCGCGGGATATCGCTGCCGTGGCAGGGCTATCAACGAAAGGTTAGCCCCGCTAGAGGAACTGTTACTGGGCCCCGCGGGGCACCCTGTCCGGGTGCACCATGTCGCCGAAGCCGTGCACCATCCACCGGCCGTGGTCGGGCCGCCACACGAGCGTGATCAGCAGCGGGTCGTCCAGCACCGAGGCCGGTGTGATGAGCGTATGTTCCTTGGCTTCCCGGATGACCCGCATGTAGCAGACGTTGAGGTCCCCGTGCGCGTAGACGGCTTCCTGCAGCATGCCGGCATCTTCAATGGAGTCCAGCAGGGCCGCGGCGATTTCGAAGGATCCCCAGAACGGACGGGACTCCGGGGTCACGATCATGTGCAGGTCGTCCAGGTTCTTCGCCCTGTCGTGGAGCGCCCTGAAGAACCAGTAACCAATCCGGCGCGGATCATCGGCGATTTCCTGCGATTCTTCCCCTTCGAGGTCAAAGTCTCCGGTCATGGCACAAAGCTACTCGTGGGGGCGGGCTGCTGACGAGACCCCCGTGGGCACCGTTTCCCTTTGCTTAGTCTCCGGTAGTGGCGGTGTGAACGGCGAGTGACGTCAAGGAAATGTTGACGGACGGTGATGGTGTGGCTCTAATGGAAGACATGACTACTCGACAGAAAAACGGTTTCGCTGCCTACGGTGGTTCATTGCTCGCGCTGCTTGGCATGATCATGGGGTATTTCGCTTTCACGGCCACCGGGGGCGTGAACGCCATGGTTCTGGTTGTGGCCATCATCGCCCTGGTGTGTGGCGGTTTGCTCGTGTCGGCGGCCATTGTGGGCATTCGGAAGGCAGACAACTAGGCCATGGATCCGGTCTCCTTGGCGGCGGCCATCGCCCAGGCGGTGGCGAACGCCAACCCGGAGCTCTCCAAACGGCTGGACGACGGCGAGGATGTGTACGCGGAGATCCTGGAAGTGGCTGCCCGTGCGCATGAAGAGACGAGGAGCATCCTGCAGGCCGCCGTTGACTCGGCCCGCCGCGCAGGCCATAGCTGGGAAGCCGTCGGCCGAGTCCTGGGGGTCTCTAAGCAGGCCGCCCAGCAGAGGTTCGGGCACGCCCAGCAATCGTCTGACGGTAACGTCCCGGCGGTAAAGCGGCTCTATCCGGTCAATGCGTTCAACGAAATGACTGTGCTCCGGGAGGCCGGGAAGTACGGCTGGCACTCCGTGGGATTCGGTGTGCGGTTTCACCGCATCGAGCTGTCAGCTGAGCAATGGGAACATATCCGGATCATTGCAAACCCCAAGGCAATCCATGACCTGGAAGAGCAGGGCTGGCAACGGATCGGGGAGCAATCCTTTCCCTGGGCCTATTTCAGCCGTCCGCTGCACGCCCCCCGCCGCGAGGGGGATCCGCCGCCGGACGTCCTTCGGCTCATCAGAGGCGACGCCGCTGCCGGGCGTTAGCATGTGCCCGCAATCAAGACGCCGGCATCGCTTCCGCTAGGCTGGCTTCATGACGTTGGGGGACGCGGCCGAGCCGCTTGTGCACATCGAAAACTTCCGCATGGACTTCGGGGAGACCACGGTCGTCAAAGACCTGTCCTTCGATGTCCGGGCCGGGGAGACCTTCGGGTTCCTGGGCAGCAACGGGTCCGGGAAGACCACCACCCTGCGTGCACTGCTCGGCATCTACAAGCCCACCGCCGGAACGCTGCACATCGGCGGGAAGGTCTTCGAGCCCAAGGACGGCGCCCGGCTGGGGTACCTGCCGGAGGAGCGGGGCCTGTACAAGAAAGAAAACGTCCTGGACGTGATGGTCTACTTCGGCCGGCTCAAGGGCCTGAGCAAGCACCATGCCCGCGCCTGGTCCCAGAACTACCTGGAGCGCGTCGGACTCGCCGACAAGGCCGCGGTCCGGCTGGACAAGCTCTCCGGCGGCCAGCAGCAGAAGGTCCAGCTCGGCGTCACCATCATGAACGACCCCGACCTTCTCATCCTCGATGAGCCCACGAAGGGCTTCGACCCGGTGAACCGACGCCTGCTGATGGACATCATCGAGGAGCAGAAGCTCGCCGGTGCCACGGTCATCATGGTCACCCACCAGATGGAGGAAGTGGAGCGGCTCTGCGACCGCGTCATCCTGCTCAAGGACGGCACCTCCCGCGCGTACGGGACGGTCGCCGAAGTCCAGGACCAGTTCGGCGGCACCGTGTACCGGCTGGGGTACGACGGCGTCCTGCCCGCCTCGGACCTGTACGACGTGGTGCGCGACGGCGACGGGCACGCCGAGCTTGCCCCGGCCGCCGGCGCCGACGAAACGGCGGTACTGCGCGAACTGATCGCGGCCGGAGTCGCGGTGCGCAGCTTCGCCACCGCACGGGCGTCGCTGGAGGAAATCTTCATCCAGGTGTACGGGGAACAGCACGAAATGGCAGAGGTCTAGGACGATGGCACGCACGGCATTCAAACAGCACAACCTGGGCACCGTCGTCGGGTTCGAATTCATGCGCACCATCAAGAAGCGCGGGTTCATCATCGCCACCCTGGCCATCCCGGTGGTCTTCGCGATCATCTTTGCCCTGGTCTACGCCAGCAACTCGAGCACCTCGGCCAACGCCGACGCCCAGAAGAACTCGGCGCTGGCCTTCACGTACACCGATGCCTCCGGGCTCATCCCCGCAGCGCTGGCCCAGGCCGTCGGCGGGACTCCGACGTCGGACCCTGCCGCCGCGCTGGAGGCTGTGAAGAACGGCCGCAGCGAGGCGTACTTCGCCTACCCGGCCGATCCCGCCACCCAGCCGGTCAAGGTCTACGGCGCGGACAAGGGCATGTTCGAGAACGGCAAGTATGAGGCCGTGGCCAAGCACCTGCTCACCACCGCGGCCCAGACCCGGGTAAATTCGCCGGAAGTCACCGCCGCCTTGAGCGGCGGAGTGAAGTTCGACGCCGAAACGTACCGGGACGGCCGGGTTTCCGGAGGCATCGGTTCAGTCATACCGCCGCTGCTGTTTCTGGTCATTTTCTACGTCAGCATCATTTTGCTGTCCAACCAGATGCTCAACAGCACGCTGGAGGAGAAGGAGAACCGGGTCACGGAGATGATCCTGACCACCCTGAACCCCACCACCCTGATCACCGGCAAGATCGTGTCCCTGTTCGCCGTCGGGCTCCTCCAGATAGCAGTGTTCCTCACGCCGATCGCCGTCGCCTACTTCCTCTTCCGCGACTCGGTGTCCCTGCCCGACCTCGACCTGTCCTCCCTGGTGTTCGAGCCCGTCCCGATGATCACCGGCGCGCTGCTGCTGCTGGGCGGGTTCACCCTGTTCACCGGCGTGCTCGTGGCCATCGGCGCCATCATGCCCACGGCCAAGGAAGCCGGCACCATCTTCGGCCCCCTGATGGCCCTGATCTTCGTGCCCTTCTACGCCGTCAGCCTCATCGTCAGCGACCCCGAAGCCCTGATCGTGCAGGTCTTCACCTACTTCCCGCTCACCGCCCCGGTCACCGCACTGCTCCGCAACGGCTTCGGAACCCTAGGGCCCGTCGAATCTGCCATCGTTATCGCCGAGGTCTTCATCGCGGGGATCCTCGTCCTGCGCCTGGCCGTGCACCTGTTCCGCTACGGCTCCATCGAATACGGCCGCAAGCTCTCCATCGCCGGGACGTTCCGCCGGAAGGAACTGACTGCCAAGTAGCCCAAGTCCTCTGCACGCCCCGTGAAACCGGGAACACAGCATCGCGTCACCCTGACCCCGATGCGGCCGAGGGCTGGGACAACGAGGGCGGACACGACCGCACTGCTTCGGCGGGACGGTCGTTTGCCGATGCCCTCCCACCAGTTGATCCGGTCCCGGGTCACTGAACCCCCAGCCACAGCCGTTCCACGTTCCCACGGGTCCGACGGTGCATCCCAAGAACGTTGGCAGAACGCCATGACCACCACCCAAGCCCTTCCTCAGGTACGCGCCGATTCGCCGCTAAAACTCAGCGGGATCCTAGCCTCTGCATTACCGCATGACCTCGGCACAGCGCGCAGCTCCGCGCGTTACACCGTGCCCGTAGTCTTCTCCCGCCGGCCCGAGCCCAGGGAACTCGATCTGCTCCACGGCAGCAACGTCAGCCGACGTCTCGCCGAAGCCGGGTACAGCGACGTCGAACTCCGCGTCTCGGACCGCCGGCTCCTCATCACGAACACCAACCTCATGGATCTCAAGACAGGACTGGCCCACCTCCTCGGCGTCATCCTGGGCGAGGTCACCACCCAGGCGGCGCTGGAGCGCACCGAACGGGCAGAGGAACTGGACGCCCTGGGCCTGATCGAGGAACAGCGGCTCGAATCCATCCGCCGGGCCGCCGCCGAGATCCACTTCGACTGAGCCCGGTTCCTTTCGGGCCGTAGGCCCGCCGTCCGGCTGATAACGTCAGGGGCGCCCCTGGGTCAGATAACGGCCAGGGCGCCCTTCGCGCTTTCCACCAGGACATGCGTGGCGGCCGGAAGATGCCTGACCTCGCCGTCAATCTGGCAAGGAACAGCATCCCGCGTGGTGAAGGCGTAGCTGCTGACGCTTGGCTGATTACCGAGTCCCAGCGTCACGGCCCGAAGAGTCATCAGGGCCATCTTCCAGCGCCCGGAGTGGGGGAGCGTCACAACCTCGAACAGGCCGTCGTCGGGGCCCACCGACTCGCTGACCGTCCCGTACTTGGCCATCCGCGAAATGTTGGCCAGGATCAGGCTGTCGAAGCGGGCGGTGGCCCCGTCGGCCCTGACCAGCTCGAACGGGCTCAAATGGGAGAGCGTACGGGCAACGGACATAAGTTCGAGGAATTTGCCCTTTCCGCCGCTCTCGATGCCGATGGCCATCAGCGGCGTGAGCCCGAAACCTATGTAGGAGTGGGAGTAGTGGACCTGCGCCGGCTGTTCCGTCCCGAACGTAATGCGCAACAGGTCGATATGCCGGACCCGGCCTTCCCGGACGGCTTCCGGCAGCGGTCGTGCGGGCATGCTGCGGTGGTGGTCATTGGCGTTACCTGCCGCGACGACGGTGCACACCGCGCTGCTGCCGGGAACGTCCATCGCCCCGTTGATAACCTCGTTGTACCCGCCGTCGCCGCTGACCGAAACAATGAGCGGGGACCCTGCCGCCGCCGCGGACCGTGCAAGGTCCCGTGCGTGCCCGGCAAAGCCGGTGGGCAGCAACTCAACCTGCAGATCCGGTACTCCGGCCGCCAGATCCCGCTGCAGTTCGGCTATCCTGGCGGCCATGCCGGGCTTGCCGGGATTGAAGACCAGGACGGCACGGTCAAAACGGGTTGCGGGTGCCCGGTGGGGCCCACTCGCTGTCATGGGCCTTTCAGCCTCGTCGATCCACCAAGTCGTCCGCCACGCGGCGCAGGTCCTGGACCCAGCCGGTTGACCGGCTGGGGGCGCCCGAACTGGCTTCAAAGTTCGCAAGGGCTTCCGCTATGCGCTCCAGTGCGTCCGAGATATTGGCCTTGACCGCTGCATAGCCCTCCTCCGAGCGGGGGTCGGAGGAGACCGAAGACAGCAGTTCCGCTCCGGATTTGATGACCAGTGAGGCCTCGTACTCGTTCACACTCACACCTCGCGGCTTCCTCGGGTTGCGGGAACTGCCCGTCAGCACAACCATACATCTGCAGTTGCTGCCTCGCGGGTAGCCCGAAACAGGACGGCGCCTTACGTGAAGATGTCCGTCACGTACCTGCCGTGGGTGCGCTCCACCTCGTCCATCCACCGAACGCGGGCATCAGGATCCGGTGCGCCTTCTGCCCGTTGCGTTCCTCGGTTTCTGCGCTTCTTGGTGCTTCTGGTTGCCGGGGGAAGGGGCGCGGGAGCCTGCTGTGGGCTGGGCTTGTACAGAATGCTCCCGACCGATGCCGGGGACTACGGCTTTTTTCTTGGTTGGTCTCGTGCATGAACCACCCTGCGCCGCACGACCGGCCCCGGCCCTCACGACCGGCCCGGGGCGCGGCCGCGCATGAGGGTTAGGGCCGGTTTCGTTGGAGGCGCAGCGTGATTCCTCAGCGTCTGCTGAAGATTTCCGCAGTTAGGGATAGGTCCAGGTCAAGATTTTCCGAGCTTATCCACATATGGGGCCGTAACGGTTTCCGTGGCCTGCGCGCCATGCTCCCATAGTAGGGAGCCAAAGCATCCAACAGCATCTGGCGCCTTCTTGGGGGAGATCCAATTGCCAAAGCATCTTGCACCTGCCGTTGTCCGGCGCACGCAGCAAAACCTGCGTTCCGGCGTTAATCACAATGTTCTGAGCCGTGCCGTCCGGGTAGGCGCGGGCGCGGCTTTCCTGGCTGTCTACGCTTTTGGATTCCAGGGCGCTGCTCCAGTTCTCTCGTCCGGGCAGGCGCCTGCCGAGGTGGCCGGCGATATCGCCGTCAACATGCCCCTCGTATCCGCTGCCGTGGCCGAGGCTGCTCAGGGTTCCGTTTCCAGCGCCGGCGTTGCAAGCCTTAGGGGTTCAAGTACTAGCGCTTCAAACCCCAGCGCTTCAGGCACCGGCATTTCGAGTGCCGGTGCCGTCTCGGCCTCCGCGGACGCGTTCGTGTCCTACAGCCGCACGGCAGTCTTCACCGAAGCAAAGCCAGTGAACGAAAAACTCGATGTGGTTTCCACCAAGGTGCGCCGCCCCGCGGCCGGAAGCCTTATGGCGCCGCTGGAGGTCCTGGTTCCCACCTCGCACTTCGGGCTGCGGACAAGCCCCATCTCCGGCGCAGCAGGGGAGTTCCACTGGGGGCAGGACTTTGCGGCCGCCTGCGG contains these protein-coding regions:
- a CDS encoding IclR family transcriptional regulator; its protein translation is MGRGIMAVLAVGSRHAAGLPGGTVADIANDLGKDRSQVSRSLRGAEQEGFLQRGELRSYTVSWSLFTDAQLLTEQRLQSDGMTALEGLAGETDEGCFLGVLSADSTVTIGERVPASSNMVGSWLGRPYPAYCSDAGQALLWEASDTEVRTVLANASFVRHGPNTPVDVEDFLARLRDARSRGYCIVDEEAEPGLYSLAVPIRDFKGDVVAALQVVGRKTRLEPRRESCAAALMSWGKWLESALGYSGQGKELS
- a CDS encoding cyclase family protein produces the protein MIETSTTTFWNGLGQLLAGRTFTDLTHAFHPGQPHFPAFPNEIREAVFDMEKGDGFTAHRYSIIGQWGTHVDPPSHFIRGGRTLDQIPATDMILPLVILDITERVSTNNDATPTMDDIREWERRNGEVPAGSFVALRTGWSHRWPDADAMANKDREGVSHTPGWSRDVLSFLIEERSITAVGHEQTDTDPGLATSRQDFSLETYILAQDRWQIELLANLDDLPEWGAAVIATWPKPLRGSGFPARVFAIH
- the mmuM gene encoding homocysteine S-methyltransferase; this encodes MPRNTTLSRLLGSGAHLTLDGGLATELEAHGCDLGDPLWSAKVLLEQPHLIKQVHRDYFDAGAAIANTASYQATPQGFAMRGIGEAEALELVALSVRLADEARREYLAENPGAGPLLIAGSVGPYGAYLADGSEYRGDYILSREEFMDFHRSRIAALVEAGADLLACETLPSFAEAEALLALGEEFDVESWFSFTLRDGGHISDGTPLAKVAALLGAQQHVVAIGVNCVPLELVSPSLGALGKATGKPLLAYPNSGESYDAGAKTWKPGSGTPGSWRPSSLAEGAGAWRDLGALLIGGCCRTTPRDIAAVAGLSTKG
- a CDS encoding ATP-binding cassette domain-containing protein gives rise to the protein MTLGDAAEPLVHIENFRMDFGETTVVKDLSFDVRAGETFGFLGSNGSGKTTTLRALLGIYKPTAGTLHIGGKVFEPKDGARLGYLPEERGLYKKENVLDVMVYFGRLKGLSKHHARAWSQNYLERVGLADKAAVRLDKLSGGQQQKVQLGVTIMNDPDLLILDEPTKGFDPVNRRLLMDIIEEQKLAGATVIMVTHQMEEVERLCDRVILLKDGTSRAYGTVAEVQDQFGGTVYRLGYDGVLPASDLYDVVRDGDGHAELAPAAGADETAVLRELIAAGVAVRSFATARASLEEIFIQVYGEQHEMAEV
- a CDS encoding ABC transporter permease — protein: MARTAFKQHNLGTVVGFEFMRTIKKRGFIIATLAIPVVFAIIFALVYASNSSTSANADAQKNSALAFTYTDASGLIPAALAQAVGGTPTSDPAAALEAVKNGRSEAYFAYPADPATQPVKVYGADKGMFENGKYEAVAKHLLTTAAQTRVNSPEVTAALSGGVKFDAETYRDGRVSGGIGSVIPPLLFLVIFYVSIILLSNQMLNSTLEEKENRVTEMILTTLNPTTLITGKIVSLFAVGLLQIAVFLTPIAVAYFLFRDSVSLPDLDLSSLVFEPVPMITGALLLLGGFTLFTGVLVAIGAIMPTAKEAGTIFGPLMALIFVPFYAVSLIVSDPEALIVQVFTYFPLTAPVTALLRNGFGTLGPVESAIVIAEVFIAGILVLRLAVHLFRYGSIEYGRKLSIAGTFRRKELTAK
- a CDS encoding diacylglycerol kinase family protein; translation: MTASGPHRAPATRFDRAVLVFNPGKPGMAARIAELQRDLAAGVPDLQVELLPTGFAGHARDLARSAAAAGSPLIVSVSGDGGYNEVINGAMDVPGSSAVCTVVAAGNANDHHRSMPARPLPEAVREGRVRHIDLLRITFGTEQPAQVHYSHSYIGFGLTPLMAIGIESGGKGKFLELMSVARTLSHLSPFELVRADGATARFDSLILANISRMAKYGTVSESVGPDDGLFEVVTLPHSGRWKMALMTLRAVTLGLGNQPSVSSYAFTTRDAVPCQIDGEVRHLPAATHVLVESAKGALAVI